The genomic window TGTCGGAACTGCAAAAATGCTGAAGGAATTAAAAAAGTAAGAAATAAAACTAATTATATATTTGCAGTCTATAAAAATCATTTTATGAATTTTCCATCCAACCTGAAATATTCCAAGGATCACGAATGGATTCGCGTGGAAGGCAATGATGCTTATATCGGAATCACCGAATTTGCACAGGGAGAACTGGGCGACATCGTATTTGTTGACATAGGCACGCGAGGCGATACGCTCGATAAAGAAGCCGTGTTTGGTACGATTGAGGCCGTGAAAACAGTTTCTGATTTATT from Bacteroidota bacterium includes these protein-coding regions:
- the gcvH gene encoding glycine cleavage system protein GcvH, whose protein sequence is MNFPSNLKYSKDHEWIRVEGNDAYIGITEFAQGELGDIVFVDIGTRGDTLDKEAVFGTIEAVKTVSDLFMPIGGKVMELNSKIDTNPELVNKDPYGEGWLIKISVSNLADINMLLSADDYQKLLGK